DNA from Oryzisolibacter sp. LB2S:
GCGTTGTGAACGCAGCGATGCCTCCGGGTTACTGAAAGGACTTTGTCATGTACGCATTCACCTATGAGCGCCCCGCCACCCAGGCCGACGCGCTGAAACTCGCACAGGCGGGCGGCAAGCTGCTGGCCGGCGGCCAGACCCTGCTGGCCTCGATGAAGCTGCGCCTGGCCGCGCCCGAGCAGATCGTGGACCTGGGCGCCATCGCCGCACTCAAGGGCATACGCCGCGAGGGCAACGCCGTCATGATCGGCGCCATGACGCGCCACTGCGACGTGGCCGAGAGCGCCGAGCTGGGCGCCGCCATTCCCGCGCTGGCCCGGCTGGCCGGCGGTATTGGCGACCGCCAGGTGCGCGCGCGCGGCACGCTGGGCGGCTCGGTGGCCAACAACGACCCCGCGGCCGACTACCCCGCGGCGCTGCTGGCGCTGGGCGCGACGGTGCTGACCGACCGGCGCGAGATCGCCGCCGACGATTTCTTCCAGGGCCTGTTCGCCACGGCGCTGGAGGAGGGCGAGCTGATCACGGCCGTGCGCTTTCCCATTCCAAAGCGCGCGGCCTACGTGAAGTTCGTCCAGCCGGCGTCGCGTTTTGCGCTCATCGGCGTGTTCGTCGCGCAGACCGATGCGGGCGTGCGCGCGGCCGTCACCGGCGGGGGCAACGGCGTGTTCCGCCAGGGCGCGTTCGAGCAGGCGCTGTCGGCCGACTTCCGACCCGAGGCCATCGCCGCCATCGCCACGGATGCGGGCGAGATGTCCAGCGACCTGCACGGCAGCGCCGAATACCGTGCCCACCTCGCGGGCGTGATGGCCCAGCGTGCGGTGGCGCAGGCGCTGGCGTGATTTGTAATCAAAAATGGCTGTATCGCTTGACATGCAAGCGTGAGCAGCTATCAAACTTGATTCAATGAACGACCCTGTGCCCCCCGGCGCCTGCAACTCCATCGATGCGCTGGCCGCGGCCCTGCAGGCCGAGGGCTACTTTGCCGACCGGCGCCTGGCCACGGCCGTGTTCCTGGCGCTCAGGCTGCAGCGCCCGCTGCTGCTCGAGGGCGAGCCCGGCGTCGGCAAGACCGAGCTGGCCAAGGCGCTGGCGCGCGTGCTGGCGCGCCAGCTGCTGCGCCTGCAATGCTTTGACGGGCTGGAGCAGCGCGAGGCGCTGTACGAGTGGAACTACACGGCCCAGCTCTTGCACCTGCGCGCCCACGAAGGCACGCAGACGGCCAGCGCGCTGGAGCAGGAGCTCTACCAGCCGCGCTATCTGGTGCGCCGCCCGCTGTTGCAGGCGCTCGAAGCGCCGACGCCCGGCGCGCTGCTGCTCATCGACGAGGTGGACCGCGCCGACGAGCCCTTCGAGGCCTTTTTGCTCGAATACCTGGGCGAGTATCAGGTCAGCATCCCCGAGCTGGGCACGCTGCGCGCGGCCGTGCCGCCCGTGACCATACTGACCAGCAACCGCACGCGCGAGCTCAGCGACGCGATCAAGCGCCGCTGCCTCTACCACTGGCTGGACTACCCCGAGCGCGAGCGCGAGCTCGCCATCGTGCGCGCCCTCGTGCCCCAGGCGCCCGCGCAGCTGGCCGACCAGGTGGCGGCCTTTGTGCAGCAGCTGCGCGCCAGCCCCCATGGCGCGCATTTCCAGCGCGCGCCGGGCATTGCCGAGACGGTGGAATGGGCGCGCGCGCTTGTGGCGCTCGACACCGTGGTGCTCGACCCCGAGGTCGTCACCGACACCGCGGGCATTCTGTTCAAGCAGCGCGACGACGTGGCCGCGCTCGACCGTGCGCTGGCAGAGCAGGCCCTTCTGGCCAGCCAGGCCAGCCAGGTCGGGCAGGCCGGCGCCTGATAGGCCTTGCCATGTCCACCACGCCCGCAGGGCCACCTTCGGTCACAGAGCCGCGGCGCGTGTCGCAACTGGGCGACGCGCGCAGCGGCAAGCTGGCCGGCAACCTCACCGCGTTTGGCCGTGCGCTGCGCCGCGCCGGCGTGCCCGTGGACGCGGCGCGCATGGCCCTGGCGCAGCAGGCCATGCAGCTCGTGGGCGTGGCGCGCAGGGACGACATGGCCGCCGCGCTAGAGGCCGTGCTGGTCAGTCGCGCGCAGGACCGCCAGGTGTTCCGCGAGCTGTTCGAGGCGTTCTTTCGCGACCCCGACCTCGCCCACAAGCTGCTCGCGCAGATGCTGCCGCGCGCCGATGGCCGCGCCGAGCCCCCGCGCCAGCGCCCGCGCGTGCGCGAGGCCCTGCAGCCGCCCAGGCCCCAGCCCCAGGCCGCGCCCGAGCAGGCCGTCGACCTGGACGCCGCCATGAGCGCGAGCCACCTGCAGCGCCTGCGCCAGGCGGACTTCAACCAGCTCAGCGCGAGCGAATACCAGCTCGTCGAGCGCCTGGTGCGCGCTATCCCCCTGCCGCTGCCGGGTGTGGCCTCGCGCCGCAGCCAGGTGGGCAGCCGTGGCGCGCGCATCCACTGGGCGCGCACGCTGCGCCACGGCGCGCGCCATGGCGGGGACCTCGCCATGCTGCAGCGCCAGCAGCGGCGCCGCGAGCCGCTGCCGCTGCTGGTGCTGGTCGATGTGTCAGGCTCCATGGAGCGCTATGCGCGCCTGCTGCTGGCCTTTGTCCATGCGGCCACGGCGCGCGTGCGCATGGACGGACAGGCCCACGCGCTGCGCCGCGACGTGTTCGCCTTTGGCACGGGTCTGAC
Protein-coding regions in this window:
- a CDS encoding xanthine dehydrogenase family protein subunit M, whose translation is MYAFTYERPATQADALKLAQAGGKLLAGGQTLLASMKLRLAAPEQIVDLGAIAALKGIRREGNAVMIGAMTRHCDVAESAELGAAIPALARLAGGIGDRQVRARGTLGGSVANNDPAADYPAALLALGATVLTDRREIAADDFFQGLFATALEEGELITAVRFPIPKRAAYVKFVQPASRFALIGVFVAQTDAGVRAAVTGGGNGVFRQGAFEQALSADFRPEAIAAIATDAGEMSSDLHGSAEYRAHLAGVMAQRAVAQALA
- a CDS encoding MoxR family ATPase: MNDPVPPGACNSIDALAAALQAEGYFADRRLATAVFLALRLQRPLLLEGEPGVGKTELAKALARVLARQLLRLQCFDGLEQREALYEWNYTAQLLHLRAHEGTQTASALEQELYQPRYLVRRPLLQALEAPTPGALLLIDEVDRADEPFEAFLLEYLGEYQVSIPELGTLRAAVPPVTILTSNRTRELSDAIKRRCLYHWLDYPERERELAIVRALVPQAPAQLADQVAAFVQQLRASPHGAHFQRAPGIAETVEWARALVALDTVVLDPEVVTDTAGILFKQRDDVAALDRALAEQALLASQASQVGQAGA
- a CDS encoding VWA domain-containing protein, encoding MSTTPAGPPSVTEPRRVSQLGDARSGKLAGNLTAFGRALRRAGVPVDAARMALAQQAMQLVGVARRDDMAAALEAVLVSRAQDRQVFRELFEAFFRDPDLAHKLLAQMLPRADGRAEPPRQRPRVREALQPPRPQPQAAPEQAVDLDAAMSASHLQRLRQADFNQLSASEYQLVERLVRAIPLPLPGVASRRSQVGSRGARIHWARTLRHGARHGGDLAMLQRQQRRREPLPLLVLVDVSGSMERYARLLLAFVHAATARVRMDGQAHALRRDVFAFGTGLTDLSAAFKEADTDRMLERAGQAIQDYAGGTRLGESLASLRRAHAHRLVGRRTLVLLVSDGLDTGEPELLARELAWLKLHCRRLLWLNPLLRFDGYEPSARGAAVLHRAADAMLAVHNVTRLQQLAGAIADLMRQ